A single genomic interval of Flavobacterium sp. N2820 harbors:
- a CDS encoding helix-turn-helix domain-containing protein, whose product MKQNKIATAEKATKLDIINVDELNKKDFLTAKEAAYILNMSLRTVYRLIQSKELNAYNFSERKTLVRRKDIDMYFDLSLNDINIDKSHLKELINLENSYTMDEVQKKYNISSSALFNLIKRLEIQKKQVGKHVLVRKEDIDKIFAP is encoded by the coding sequence ATGAAACAAAATAAAATTGCAACTGCTGAAAAAGCAACTAAGCTAGACATAATTAATGTAGATGAATTAAACAAAAAGGATTTTCTAACCGCCAAAGAAGCGGCATACATTTTGAACATGTCGTTACGAACAGTTTACCGATTGATTCAATCGAAAGAATTAAATGCTTATAATTTTTCTGAAAGAAAAACTCTTGTAAGAAGAAAAGATATTGATATGTATTTTGACTTAAGTTTAAATGACATCAATATTGATAAAAGCCATTTAAAAGAATTGATTAATTTAGAGAACTCGTATACCATGGATGAAGTTCAAAAAAAATATAATATTTCTAGTAGCGCATTGTTTAATTTAATTAAGCGTTTGGAGATACAAAAGAAACAAGTTGGAAAACACGTTTTAGTTAGAAAAGAAGATATTGATAAAATTTTTGCTCCATGA
- a CDS encoding tyrosine-type recombinase/integrase, with translation MIKVTLREKPLKSDKLSLYLDYYPPITHPDTGKKTRREFLNLYIEKNPKTPEAKKQNKETLQMANGVRSKREVQLRNREFGFKENVNISIDFLNFYKDIVTGYYNKGSKSQYNNWQSSYNHFEQFCSEKITTGDLDSNFVKRYRNYLLNAEINRNLTVVKNLSRNTASTYFKHFIYVLKEGYKEGFIEKDLAKNAEYIKEEETQREYLTEEELKTLWNTPIKKEVVKHMAMFSALSGLRFVDIKNLKWENIYQDNHQGHYIQLREKKTNSTKNHPINETAYTILKVQNTTEGFVFRNIEYTQVSRPMKDWLTDSGIKKKISFHNFRHSYATLQLANGTDIYTVSKLLGHKNVTTTQIYTKVLDKNKIEAANRIKLDLDGI, from the coding sequence ATGATAAAAGTTACACTGAGAGAAAAGCCGCTAAAATCTGATAAGTTAAGTTTATACTTGGACTACTATCCTCCTATCACACATCCTGATACTGGAAAAAAAACAAGACGTGAGTTTTTAAACTTATATATTGAAAAAAATCCGAAGACACCAGAGGCAAAAAAGCAAAACAAAGAAACCTTGCAAATGGCAAACGGTGTTCGTTCCAAAAGAGAAGTTCAACTACGAAATAGAGAGTTTGGATTTAAAGAGAATGTAAACATTAGTATTGATTTTCTAAATTTCTACAAGGACATTGTTACTGGATATTACAACAAAGGAAGTAAATCGCAATACAATAACTGGCAATCGTCATACAATCACTTCGAACAATTTTGTAGCGAAAAGATAACCACTGGAGATTTGGATAGCAATTTTGTAAAACGTTACAGAAACTATTTATTGAACGCTGAAATCAATCGCAATTTAACGGTTGTGAAAAATCTATCCAGAAATACTGCATCCACCTATTTCAAACATTTTATTTATGTTCTTAAGGAAGGTTATAAAGAAGGATTCATTGAAAAAGATTTGGCTAAAAATGCCGAATACATAAAAGAAGAAGAAACCCAACGTGAATATTTAACCGAAGAGGAACTAAAAACACTTTGGAATACTCCTATAAAGAAAGAAGTCGTAAAGCATATGGCGATGTTTTCAGCCTTATCAGGATTACGATTTGTTGATATTAAAAATTTAAAATGGGAAAACATATACCAAGACAACCATCAAGGGCATTACATTCAATTGAGAGAGAAAAAAACAAACTCCACAAAAAACCATCCAATTAATGAAACTGCCTACACTATTTTAAAAGTGCAAAACACAACTGAAGGATTTGTGTTTAGAAATATTGAATACACCCAAGTTTCACGCCCCATGAAGGACTGGTTAACCGATAGTGGTATTAAAAAGAAAATTTCTTTTCATAACTTTAGACACAGTTACGCCACTTTACAACTTGCCAACGGAACCGACATTTATACCGTTTCCAAATTGTTAGGACACAAAAACGTAACAACCACACAGATTTACACCAAAGTATTAGATAAAAATAAAATTGAAGCTGCTAACCGTATAAAACTAGACTTAGATGGAATATGA